A single region of the Lycium barbarum isolate Lr01 chromosome 2, ASM1917538v2, whole genome shotgun sequence genome encodes:
- the LOC132628004 gene encoding protein ESSENTIAL FOR POTEXVIRUS ACCUMULATION 1 isoform X2 produces MGDKTQFDSPLNHQISSKDVQGPNDSIPLSPQWLLPKPGESKAGIVTGDNHLNTHPGYAIRSELVKFPGMGDDMHDNQKKKDVFRPSVLDMESGRRDRWRDEERDTNSAVRRDRWREGDKEIGDGRKVDRWSDSSGRHHGEARRVPGERWTDSGNRESNNDQRRESKWNTRWGPDEKKADWGPDEKDADGVREKWSNPSKDAEMHLEKGSPGLACHGKDEREGDHYRPWRSTSHGRGRSEPTHQALTPNKQVPTFSHGRGRDDGATATFSLGRGRGLSGGSPMNKGSPHVQSFRAFSEKSESASSPLRYSRIKMLDVYRVTDMQSCSNFSDGIVQVPSLTQDEPLEPLALCAPSPEELAILKGIDKGDVLSSGAPQISKDGTLGRNSTEHTQPRRSKLGSREDLSLDDSREESTDNAKVSVEDVIPHREREPSTPGHLPVPHGGVWRSSSIGARSQLAANDAREMPTDIRSRASDMGWLQNQKDKNSERERDLADPSYAKNEGSKWQFGDDPILKRQLSAAMDKELEMRKYSESSPEDLVLYYKDPQDAIQGPFSGSDIIGWFEAGYFGIDLLVRLAAAPHDSPFYLLGDVMPHLRAKARPPPGFGAPKPNADAPGGLDVSSFTKLHAASTEIDMLKSELNYKHSSTTAAENRFLESLMAGKVGHAPLDQFAQSEGIAAYGANNIGAVPPIGAESGDNLYLLAKKMSLERQRSLPKPFHQDPLPHSQLPSMAENLRQQPHNQNVDLMSLLQGVPDRSAGISSGISGWSNFPVQGGLEPLQERMEMHQGQSMPPQSAFGMQQQRLHPQSPPMTNLLGAMDNTSSILATEKLLSSGVQDPQLLNLLQQQYLLQLQSQAAQGPQQLSLLDKLLMLKQQQQKQEEQQLILRQQQQLLSQVLSDQHPHQRFGEQHFGKLPTPGISAGNASVDPTRFLPSHNLFPMNTQVQLPVMEEAHASNFVLPSSISQDVTQIGNSETASLHLPQQFFGDSSNQRSWGLVEQIDDIQQKVPRMATGMVDPSLHTEFVSKHRLEDGSENNEPPAVTTSEIASHFPHVQQVEKSGIPPPPPAVNNDLHQKDKAESPPAAVPSEPQVEGHLHDGLSVTKELKSVETREVKKSSEKKSKKQKSNKGQTSDLAKGASKSQPSKSLQSDAVIASDTQSVSVDKATAVGAERRDSKPEVAIADVVDEYPEHKPPVSQLISQVQSGQRAWKPAPGFKPKSLLEIQEEEQRRAQAEIAITDVATSLSSLSVSTPWAGVVTNSDHKLVRDPLQDAANSDLNVNNSDVSLNQKSKKSQLHDILAENTLAKSGARERDFPEMTSIPSSVSVNDDDNFIEAKDTKKSRKRSAKSKGAGAKASVPSAVSEVSVGSSPIDKVKSSRQVQPEEVLPAIPSGPSLGDFVVWKGESASSAPIPAPAWSTDSGKLSKPTSLRDILKEQEKKGSSGQQHIPVPTQKSVPNPPARVGGPSWSATGSSPAKAASPIQINSQAGANSKNKVEDDLFWGPIDHPKQEAKQSDYPQLGSQGNWGSKTTPVKGNPGGSLSRQKSVSGKPAERVLTASPASAHSSQKGKKDALTKHSEAMDFREWCENECDRLIGTRDTSFLEFCFKQSKSEAEMLLIENLGSYDPDHEFIDKFLNYKDFLPADVFDMAFQGRNDWRKVTGASARDVASDSVGFDQGSSAQDWATKGGKKKGKKGKKVNLSELGFNVVSNRIMMGEIQTLED; encoded by the exons ATGGGTGACAAAACTCAATTTGATTCTCCCCTTAACCACCAGATCTCTTCCAAAG ATGTGCAAGGACCGAATGATTCCATTCCGCTTTCACCACAGTGGCTCCTTCCAAAGCCAGGGGAGAGCAAGGCTGGGATAGTTACCGGG GACAACCATCTCAATACACATCCGGGTTATGCTATCCGTTCAGAGTTAGTGAAATTTCCAGGGATGGGTGACGATATGCATGATAATCAAAAGAAGAAAGATGTTTTTAGGCCATCCGTGCTTGATATGGAATCAGGCCGGCGGGATCGCTGGCGTGATGAAGAAAGGGACACCAATTCTGCTGTTCGAAGGGACCGCTGGAGGGAGGGAGATAAGGAGATTGGTGATGGCCGCAAGGTGGATCGCTGGTCTGACTCTTCTGGCAGACATCATGGAGAAGCACGGCGTGTTCCAGGTGAAAGATGGACTGATTCTGGAAATAGGGAAAGCAATAACGATCAGCGTCGAGAGAGCAAATGGAATACGCGTTGGGGGCCTGATGAGAAGAAAGCTGATTGGGGACCTGATGAGAAGGACGCTGATGGTGTGCGTGAGAAATGGAGCAACCCTAGCAAAGATGCTGAGATGCATCTTGAAAAGGGGTCTCCAGGTCTTGCCTGTCACGGAAAGGATGAGAGAGAGGGTGACCACTATCGGCCATGGAGATCTACGTCTCACGGCCGAGGAAGGTCAGAACCTACTCATCAGGCTTTGACACCAAACAAACAGGTTCCTACATTTTCTCATGGCCGGGGACGTGATGATGGAGCAACTGCTACTTTTTCTCTTGGTAGGGGTCGTGGTCTCTCTGGAGGGAGCCCCATGAATAAGGGCTCTCCTCATGTGCAGTCATTCCGGGCATTCTCAGAGAAATCTGAAAGTGCTTCCTCTCCTTTACGATATAGTCGGATAAAAATGCTTGATGTGTATAGAGTGACAGACATGCAGTCCTGTAGCAACTTTTCAGATGGGATTGTGCAAGTTCCTTCACTTACACAAGATGAACCTTTGGAACCTCTTGCATTATGTGCACCCAGTCCCGAGGAATTG GCTATCTTGAAGGGAATTGATAAGGGGGATGTTCTGAGTAGTGGAGCTCCGCAGATCTCTAAAGATGGAACATTAGGTCGAAACTCAACTGAACATACGCAGCCAAGGCGCAGCAAACTAG GTAGCAGAGAAGATTTATCGCTTGATGATTCAAGAGAAGAAAGTACTGACAATGCCAAAG TTTCAGTGGAAGACGTTATTCCTCATAGAGAAAGGGAACCAAGCACACCAGGACACTTACCTGTTCCCCATGGTGGCGTATGGCGATCCTCTTCTATTGGTGCACGTTCACAACTGGCGGCTAATGATGCTAGAGAAATGCCAACTGATATCAGGTCAAGAGCATCTGACATGGGATGGCTACAGAACCAGAAGGATAAGAATTCAGAGCGGGAAAGAGATCTTGCAGATCCTTCTTATGCCAAAAATGAAGGATCTAAATGGCAGTTTGGAGATGATCCTATTCTCAAAAGGCAATTATCTGCGGCCATGGACAAAGAGTTGGAGATGAGGAAATATTCAGAGTCATCTCCGGAGGACCTAGTTTTATATTACAAAGATCCACAAGATGCAATTCAAGGTCCTTTCTCAGGTAGCGATATTATTGGATGGTTTGAGGCTGGATATTTTGGTATAGATTTGCTAGTTCGGTTAGCTGCTGCACCGCATGATTCACCATTTTATCTGCTGGGGGATGTTATGCCCCACTTGCGTGCTAAGGCTCGGCCACCACCTGGATTTGGAGCACCAAAGCCAAATGCAGATGCTCCAGGGGGGTTGGACGTGAGCAGCTTCACAAAACTTCATGCAGCTTCAACTGAGATTGATATGCTAAAGAGTGAACTGAATTACAAGCATAGTTCAACAACTGCGGCTGAGAATAGATTTTTGGAGTCACTGATGGCTGGCAAAGTGGGCCATGCACCGCTTGACCAGTTCGCTCAGTCTGAAG GCATTGCTGCTTATGGTGCTAATAATATCGGTGCTGTTCCTCCTATTGGAGCTGAAAGTGGAGATAATCTGTATCTCTTGGCTAAAAAGATGTCTCTTGAGAGACAGAGATCTCTGCCAAAGCCCTTTCATCAGGATCCTTTGCCTCATTCACAACTGCCTTCAATGGCTGAAAATCTTCGCCAGCAACCCCATAATCAGAATGTTGATTTGATGTCTCTACTTCAGGGCGTACCAGACAGATCAGCTGGTATTAGTAGTGGCATTAGTGGATGGTCTAATTTCCCAGTCCAAGGAGGGTTAGAACCGCTTCAGGAAAGGATGGAGATGCATCAAGGTCAGAGTATGCCCCCTCAATCTGCATTTGGAATGCAACAACAGAGGCTACACCCGCAGAGTCCACCTATGACCAACTTACTAGGTGCCATGGATAACACTTCCAGCATTTTGGCTACTGAGAAGCTACTTTCATCTGGAGTTCAAGATCCACAGCTGTTAAATCTATTGCAGCAACAGTACTTGCTGCAGCTACAATCTCAAGCTGCACAAGGACCACAGCAATTGTCATTGTTAGACAAGTTGTTGATGCTCAAGCAGCAGCAGCAGAAACAGGAGGAACAGCAACTAATATTGCGCCAGCAGCAGCAATTGCTCTCTCAGGTACTTTCAGATCAGCATCCTCATCAGCGATTTGGTGAACAACATTTTGGCAAGTTGCCAACTCCTGGCATATCTGCAGGAAATGCTTCTGTGGATCCCACTCGTTTCCTACCTTCACATAATTTGTTTCCAATGAATACACAAGTACAACTTCCAGTTATGGAAGAAGCTCACGCCTCAAACTTTGTCTTGCCCTCGAGCATTTCTCAGGATGTCACCCAAATAGGTAATTCTGAGACTGCATCGTTGCACTTGCCACAGCAATTTTTTGGAGATTCTTCCAATCAGAGGAGTTGGGGTTTAGTGGAACAAATTGATGATATTCAACAAAAGGTCCCAAGGATGGCAACAGGCATGGTCGACCCATCATTACATACAGAATTTGTCAGCAAACATCGCCTAGAGGATGGCTCAGAAAACAACGAACCTCCAGCCGTCACTACTTCTGAAATTGCCTCTCATTTTCCACATGTTCAGCAAGTAGAAAAGTCCGGtataccaccaccaccaccagctGTCAATAATGACTTGCATCAGAAGGACAAAGCTGAATCACCACCAGCTGCAGTTCCCTCAGAACCACAAGTTGAAGGACATCTACATGATGGGCTCTCTGTAACTAAGGAACTGAAAAGTGTTGAAACACGGGAAGTTAAAAAATCATCTGAAAAGAAGTCGAAGAAGCAAAAGTCCAATAAGGGCCAAACTTCGGACTTAGCGAAGGGAGCTTCTAAGTCACAGCCATCAAAGTCCTTGCAGTCTGATGCTGTGATTGCTTCTGACACTCAATCTGTGTCAGTTGACAAAGCTACAGCTGTAGGTGCAGAAAGAAGAGATAGCAAACCTGAAGTAGCTATTGCTGATGTTGTGGATGAATATCCAGAGCATAAACCACCTGTTTCACAGTTAATCAGCCAAGTACAGTCTGGACAGCGAGCTTGGAAACCTGCTCCTGGTTTCAAGCCAAAGTCATTGTTGGAAATTCAAGAGGAAGAGCAGCGGAGAGCACAAGCAGAAATAGCTATTACAGACGTTGCCACATCTCTCAGCTCCTTGAGTGTGTCTACTCCGTGGGCTGGGGTTGTTACTAATTCAGATCATAAATTAGTGAGAGATCCCCTGCAAGATGCTGCCAACAGTGATTTGAATGTGAACAATTCAGATGTTTCTCTCAACCAGAAGAGTAAGAAAAGTCAATTGCATGATATACTGGCTGAAAACACTTTGGCCAAGTCAGGCGCAAGAGAGAGAGACTTTCCTGAAATGACATCTATTCCATCTTCTGTATCTGTCAATGATGATGACAACTTCATTGAAGCTAAAGACACTAAAAAGAGCCGCAAAAGATCTGCAAAATCTAAGGGTGCGGGGGCGAAGGCCTCTGTGCCCAGTGCTGTTTCTGAGGTCTCTGTTGGATCAAGTCCTATTGACAAAGTCAAAAGCTCGCGTCAGGTACAACCAGAGGAAGTATTACCTGCTATACCATCTGGTCCTTCGCTAGGAGATTTTGTTGTTTGGAAGGGTGAGTCGGCAAGTTCTGCTCCTATTCCTGCTCCAGCATGGTCTACTGACTCGGGAAAACTCTCAAAACCCACATCCTTACGTGACATCCTAAAGGAACAAGAAAAGAAGGGCTCTTCTGGACAGCAGCATATACCAGTGCCAACACAGAAATCTGTGCCAAACCCGCCTGCCAGAGTGGGTGGTCCATCATGGTCTGCCACTGGTTCATCTCCCGCCAAGGCTGCATCTCCTATTCAGATTAACTCACAAGCTGGCGCTAATTCAAAAAATAAAGTGGAGGACGATCTGTTCTGGGGTCCAATAGATCATCCCAAGCAAGAGGCAAAGCA GTCTGACTATCCTCAGCTTGGAAGTCAAGGCAATTGGGGAAGCAAGACCACACCAGTGAAAGGAAATCCTGGCGGTTCATTGAGCAGGCAAAAGTCTGTTAGTGGTAAGCCTGCAGAGCGTGTACTAACCGCATCTCCTGCATCAGCGCACTCCTCCCAGAAAGGGAAGAAGGATGCTCTAACAAAGCATTCAG AAGCAATGGATTTCAGAGAATGGTGTGAGAATGAATGTGATAGGCTCATTGGTACAAGAG aTACCAGCTTTCTGGAGTTCTGTTTCAAGCAATCCAAGTCAGAGGCTGAAATGCTTCTGATAGAGAATCTTGGCTCTTATGATCCTGA